Proteins found in one Paraburkholderia caballeronis genomic segment:
- a CDS encoding VOC family protein, with translation MTAPRPAGVPWLTPYLTVRDARAAIAFFEAAFGFSVRDCVQDDGVVMHVEMSYHDQLIVMFAPEGAFGSTAHTPRSAGAIAPQSFYLYVDDVDTVYARALTAGAKSLSEPQDQFWGDRFAQIEDLDGYRWALACHL, from the coding sequence ATGACCGCACCACGTCCCGCCGGAGTGCCGTGGCTGACGCCGTACCTGACGGTGCGCGACGCCCGCGCCGCGATCGCCTTCTTCGAGGCGGCTTTCGGTTTTTCGGTGCGCGACTGCGTACAGGACGACGGCGTGGTGATGCACGTGGAGATGAGCTATCACGACCAGTTGATCGTGATGTTCGCGCCGGAGGGGGCATTCGGCTCGACCGCGCACACGCCGCGCAGCGCGGGCGCGATCGCGCCGCAGTCGTTCTACCTGTACGTCGACGACGTCGACACGGTGTACGCCCGCGCGCTGACGGCCGGCGCGAAGTCGCTGAGCGAGCCGCAGGACCAGTTCTGGGGCGACCGCTTCGCTCAGATCGAGGATCTCGACGGCTACCGCTGGGCGCTCGCCTGCCACCTTTGA
- the tkt gene encoding transketolase, with amino-acid sequence MANAIRALSMDAVQQANSGHPGMPMGMAEIAVALWSRHLRHNPANPHWNDRDRFVLSNGHGSMLLYSLLHLTGYELPIGELKNFRQLHSKTPGHPEYGITPGVETTTGPLGQGVANAVGMALAEALLADEFNKPDAKIVDHHTYVFLGDGCMMEGISHEACSLAGTLKLNKLIALYDDNGISIDGDVVNWFHDDTPKRFEAYGWNVIPHVDGHDVDAVDAAIQKAKASDKPTLICCKTVIGKGAPTKQGGHDVHGAALGAEEIAKWRAASGWKWEPFVVPQEAYDDWSAKASGAKLEATWNDAFAQYKAKYPQEAAEFERRNAKRLPDDWAQKAKAIIADADARKETVATRKASQQTIEGLAAALPELLGGSADLTGSNLTNWKASKPVRANKDGAGVQWGNHINYGVREFGMSAAINGLALHGGYKPFGGTFLTFSDYSRNALRVAALMKAPSIFVFTHDSIGLGEDGPTHQSVEQLASLRLIPHITLWRPADTVETAVAWTQAIEHHGPSCLVFSRQNLAYSERTDAQIENIAKGGYVLRDWNDDIPARKIILIATGSEVELALKAVEPLQREGIGARVVSMPSTNAFDRQDEAYRERVLPKGVRRVAIEAGVTDFWRKYVGLEGGVVGIDSFGESAPAGVLFKYFGFTVEHIVATAKAALD; translated from the coding sequence ATGGCCAACGCGATCCGCGCGCTGTCCATGGACGCCGTTCAACAGGCAAACTCGGGCCACCCCGGCATGCCGATGGGCATGGCCGAAATCGCGGTCGCGCTGTGGTCGCGCCATCTGCGCCACAACCCGGCGAACCCGCACTGGAACGACCGCGACCGCTTCGTGCTGTCGAACGGCCACGGCTCGATGCTGCTGTATTCGCTGTTGCACCTGACCGGCTACGAGCTGCCGATCGGCGAACTGAAGAACTTCCGCCAGCTGCATTCGAAGACGCCCGGCCATCCGGAATACGGCATCACGCCGGGCGTCGAGACGACCACCGGCCCGCTCGGCCAGGGGGTCGCGAACGCGGTCGGCATGGCGCTCGCGGAGGCGCTGCTCGCGGACGAATTCAACAAGCCGGACGCGAAGATCGTCGATCACCACACGTACGTGTTCCTCGGCGACGGCTGCATGATGGAAGGCATCTCGCACGAGGCCTGCTCGCTCGCCGGCACGCTGAAGCTGAACAAGCTGATCGCGCTGTACGACGACAACGGCATTTCGATCGACGGCGACGTCGTGAACTGGTTCCACGACGACACGCCGAAGCGTTTCGAGGCGTACGGCTGGAACGTGATCCCGCACGTGGACGGCCATGACGTCGACGCGGTCGACGCGGCGATCCAGAAGGCGAAGGCGTCGGACAAGCCGACGCTGATCTGCTGCAAGACGGTGATCGGCAAGGGCGCGCCGACCAAGCAGGGCGGCCACGACGTGCACGGCGCGGCGCTCGGCGCGGAAGAGATCGCGAAGTGGCGCGCGGCGTCCGGCTGGAAGTGGGAGCCGTTCGTCGTGCCGCAGGAAGCGTACGACGACTGGAGCGCGAAGGCGTCCGGCGCGAAGCTCGAAGCGACGTGGAACGACGCGTTCGCGCAGTACAAGGCGAAGTATCCGCAGGAAGCCGCCGAGTTCGAGCGCCGCAACGCGAAGCGCCTGCCCGACGACTGGGCGCAGAAGGCGAAGGCGATCATCGCGGACGCCGACGCGCGCAAGGAAACGGTCGCGACCCGCAAGGCGTCGCAGCAGACGATCGAAGGGCTCGCCGCCGCGCTGCCGGAACTGCTCGGCGGTTCGGCTGACCTGACCGGCTCGAACCTGACGAACTGGAAGGCGTCGAAGCCGGTCCGCGCGAACAAGGACGGCGCGGGCGTCCAGTGGGGCAACCACATCAACTACGGCGTGCGCGAATTCGGCATGAGCGCCGCGATCAACGGGCTCGCGCTGCACGGCGGCTACAAGCCGTTCGGCGGCACGTTCCTGACGTTCTCCGACTACAGCCGCAACGCGCTGCGCGTCGCCGCGCTGATGAAGGCGCCGTCGATCTTCGTGTTCACGCACGACTCGATCGGCCTCGGCGAGGACGGCCCGACGCACCAGTCGGTCGAGCAGCTCGCGAGCCTGCGGCTGATCCCGCACATCACGCTGTGGCGTCCGGCCGACACGGTCGAGACGGCGGTTGCGTGGACCCAGGCGATCGAGCATCACGGCCCGTCGTGCCTCGTGTTCAGCCGCCAGAACCTCGCGTACAGCGAGCGCACCGACGCACAGATCGAGAACATCGCGAAGGGCGGTTACGTGCTGCGCGACTGGAACGACGACATCCCCGCGCGCAAGATCATCCTGATCGCGACCGGCTCCGAAGTCGAACTCGCGCTGAAGGCGGTCGAGCCGCTGCAGCGCGAAGGGATCGGCGCGCGCGTCGTGTCGATGCCGTCGACCAACGCGTTCGACCGCCAGGACGAAGCGTATCGCGAGCGCGTGCTGCCGAAGGGCGTGCGCCGCGTCGCGATCGAAGCGGGCGTGACCGACTTCTGGCGCAAGTACGTGGGTCTCGAAGGCGGCGTGGTCGGCATCGACTCGTTCGGCGAGTCGGCCCCGGCCGGCGTGCTGTTCAAGTATTTCGGCTTCACGGTCGAGCACATCGTCGCCACGGCGAAGGCGGCGCTCGACTAA
- a CDS encoding CinA family protein, whose protein sequence is MPTDTVVHQLAIRAGNRLRDSRLMLATAESCTGGMVATAITDISGSSNWFERGFVTYSNQAKSEMIGVPPELIEKHGAVSEPVARAMAEGALRNSRAQVSLAITGVAGPGGGTPDKPVGMVSFAWSNRLHTSVETLVFKGDREQVRVQAAAHALRGLLALLDEKER, encoded by the coding sequence ATGCCCACCGACACCGTCGTCCATCAACTGGCGATCCGCGCCGGCAACCGTCTGCGCGACAGCCGCCTGATGCTCGCGACCGCCGAATCCTGCACCGGCGGCATGGTCGCGACCGCGATCACCGACATCTCCGGCAGCAGCAACTGGTTCGAACGCGGCTTCGTCACGTACTCCAACCAGGCGAAGAGCGAAATGATCGGCGTGCCGCCCGAGCTGATCGAAAAGCACGGCGCGGTCAGCGAGCCGGTCGCGCGCGCGATGGCCGAAGGCGCGCTGCGCAACAGCCGCGCGCAGGTGTCGCTCGCGATCACCGGCGTCGCCGGGCCGGGCGGCGGCACGCCGGACAAGCCGGTCGGCATGGTGTCGTTCGCGTGGAGCAACCGGCTGCACACGAGCGTCGAGACGCTGGTGTTCAAGGGCGACCGCGAACAGGTGCGCGTGCAGGCCGCCGCGCACGCGTTGCGCGGGCTGCTCGCGCTGCTCGACGAAAAGGAACGCTGA
- a CDS encoding cupin domain-containing protein — MGNTQAAVDELIRRFGLEPHPEGGYYSETFRSPTQVLRDGAPDSDGTRAASTAIYYLLCNGAYSAWHRIRSDEVWHFYAGSPLEVHAIDEGGVLSTRRLGHALEHADTVFQAVVPKGHWFAARCCDPSAYAFVGCTVAPGFEFSEFEIADTAALIARFPLHRALIELLGKPAASKD; from the coding sequence ATGGGCAACACACAGGCCGCCGTCGACGAACTGATCCGCCGCTTCGGACTGGAACCGCATCCGGAAGGCGGTTACTACAGCGAGACGTTCCGGTCGCCGACCCAGGTGCTGCGCGACGGCGCGCCGGACAGCGACGGCACGCGCGCCGCATCGACCGCGATCTACTACCTGCTGTGCAACGGCGCGTACTCCGCGTGGCACCGGATCCGCTCGGACGAGGTCTGGCATTTCTATGCGGGCTCGCCGCTCGAAGTGCATGCGATCGACGAAGGCGGCGTGCTGTCGACGCGGCGGCTCGGCCACGCGCTCGAACATGCGGACACCGTGTTCCAGGCGGTCGTGCCGAAGGGTCACTGGTTCGCCGCGCGCTGCTGCGATCCGTCCGCGTATGCGTTCGTCGGCTGCACGGTCGCGCCGGGTTTCGAATTCAGCGAGTTCGAGATCGCGGACACCGCCGCGCTGATAGCCCGCTTTCCGCTGCACCGGGCGCTGATCGAACTGCTCGGCAAGCCCGCGGCATCGAAGGATTGA
- a CDS encoding NADP-dependent malic enzyme — translation MSNPATTKLREAALDYHEFPTPGKIAIAPTKQMINQRDLSLAYSPGVAFACEAIVENPLDAARFTARSNLVGVVTNGTAVLGLGNIGPLASKPVMEGKAVLFKKFAGIDVFDIELNESDPHKLVDVIAALEPTFGGINLEDIKAPDCFIVERECRKRMKIPVFHDDQHGTAIVVAAAVTNGLKVVGKDIKEVKLVSSGAGAAALACLELLVDIGLPRENITVTDLAGVVYKGRTELMDPDKERFARETNARTLAEVIEGADVFLGLSAGGVLKQEMVKQMAAKPLILALANPTPEILPELALEVRPDAVLATGRTDYPNQVNNVLVFPFLFRGALDVGATTVTKEMEIAAVNALAELARQEQSDVVATAYGIQDLSFGPEYLIPKPFDPRLIVKIAPAVAQAAMDSGVATRPIEDMDAYEQHLQQFVYHSGTTMKPIFQIARAVEPEKKRIVFAEGEEERVLRAIQIVVDEKLAKPILIGRPAVIEQRIARYGLRLVAGQDYTVVNTDHDERYRDFWQTYAKIMARKGITPQMAKLEMRRRTTLIGSMLVKKGDADGMICGTVSTTHRHLHFIDQVIGKKPGASVYAAMNALVLPNRQIFLVDTHVNVDPTPEQLAEITLMAADEVRRFGIEPKVALVSHSNFGSSLAPSAQKMRDLLAILRERAPELQVDGEMHGDVALDANLRAEILPDSTLEGEANLLVMPNIDAANISYNLLKTAAGNNIAIGPILLGAARPVHVLTASATVRRIVNMTALLVADVNAAR, via the coding sequence ATGTCGAATCCCGCCACGACCAAGCTTCGCGAAGCCGCCCTCGATTATCACGAATTCCCGACCCCCGGGAAGATCGCGATTGCGCCCACCAAGCAGATGATCAACCAGCGCGACCTGTCGCTCGCGTATTCGCCGGGTGTCGCGTTCGCGTGCGAGGCGATCGTCGAAAATCCGCTGGACGCCGCGCGCTTCACCGCGCGCAGCAACCTGGTCGGCGTCGTGACGAACGGCACCGCGGTGCTCGGCCTCGGCAACATCGGGCCGCTCGCGTCGAAGCCGGTGATGGAAGGCAAGGCGGTGCTGTTCAAGAAGTTCGCGGGCATCGACGTGTTCGACATCGAACTGAACGAGTCCGACCCGCACAAGCTGGTCGACGTGATCGCCGCGCTCGAACCGACGTTCGGCGGCATCAACCTCGAAGACATCAAGGCGCCGGACTGCTTCATCGTCGAGCGCGAATGCCGCAAGCGGATGAAGATCCCGGTTTTCCACGACGACCAGCACGGCACCGCGATCGTCGTGGCAGCCGCGGTGACGAACGGCCTGAAGGTGGTCGGCAAGGACATCAAGGAAGTGAAGCTCGTGTCGTCGGGCGCCGGCGCCGCGGCGCTCGCGTGCCTGGAGCTGCTGGTCGACATCGGCCTGCCGCGCGAGAACATCACCGTGACCGACCTCGCGGGCGTCGTGTACAAGGGCCGCACCGAGCTGATGGACCCGGACAAGGAACGCTTCGCGCGCGAAACGAATGCGCGCACGCTTGCCGAAGTCATCGAAGGCGCGGACGTGTTCCTCGGCCTGTCGGCCGGCGGCGTGCTGAAGCAGGAGATGGTCAAGCAGATGGCCGCGAAGCCGCTGATCCTCGCGCTCGCGAACCCGACGCCGGAAATCCTGCCGGAACTCGCGCTCGAAGTGCGTCCGGACGCGGTGCTGGCGACCGGCCGCACCGACTATCCGAACCAGGTGAACAACGTGCTGGTGTTCCCGTTCCTGTTCCGCGGCGCGCTCGACGTCGGCGCGACGACGGTGACGAAGGAAATGGAAATCGCCGCCGTGAACGCGCTCGCCGAACTGGCGCGCCAGGAGCAGAGCGACGTCGTCGCGACCGCGTACGGGATCCAGGACCTGTCGTTCGGCCCCGAGTACCTGATTCCGAAGCCGTTCGATCCGCGCCTGATCGTGAAGATCGCGCCGGCCGTCGCGCAGGCCGCGATGGACTCGGGCGTCGCGACCCGTCCGATCGAGGACATGGACGCGTACGAGCAGCATCTGCAGCAGTTCGTGTATCACAGCGGCACGACGATGAAGCCGATCTTCCAGATCGCGCGCGCGGTCGAGCCGGAGAAGAAGCGCATCGTGTTCGCCGAGGGCGAGGAAGAGCGCGTGCTGCGCGCGATCCAGATCGTCGTCGACGAAAAGCTCGCGAAGCCGATCCTGATCGGCCGCCCGGCGGTGATCGAGCAGCGCATCGCGCGCTACGGCCTGCGCCTCGTCGCGGGCCAGGACTACACGGTCGTGAACACCGACCACGACGAGCGTTACCGCGACTTCTGGCAGACCTACGCGAAGATCATGGCGCGCAAGGGCATCACGCCGCAGATGGCGAAGCTCGAAATGCGCCGCCGCACGACGCTGATCGGCTCGATGCTGGTGAAGAAGGGCGACGCCGACGGGATGATCTGCGGCACGGTCAGCACGACGCACCGTCACCTGCACTTCATCGACCAGGTGATCGGCAAGAAGCCGGGCGCGAGCGTCTACGCGGCGATGAACGCGCTGGTGCTGCCGAACCGGCAGATCTTCCTCGTCGACACGCACGTAAACGTCGATCCGACGCCGGAGCAACTGGCCGAGATCACGCTGATGGCGGCCGACGAAGTGCGCCGCTTCGGCATCGAGCCGAAGGTCGCGCTGGTGTCGCATTCGAACTTCGGTTCGAGCCTCGCGCCGTCCGCGCAGAAGATGCGCGACCTGCTCGCGATCCTGCGCGAGCGCGCGCCGGAACTGCAGGTGGACGGCGAGATGCACGGCGACGTCGCGCTCGACGCAAACCTGCGCGCGGAGATCCTGCCGGACTCGACGCTGGAAGGCGAGGCGAACCTGCTGGTGATGCCGAACATCGACGCGGCGAACATCTCGTACAACCTGCTGAAGACCGCGGCAGGCAACAACATCGCGATCGGGCCGATCCTGCTCGGCGCTGCGCGGCCGGTGCACGTGCTGACCGCGTCGGCGACGGTGCGCCGGATCGTCAACATGACCGCGCTGCTGGTCGCGGATGTGAACGCGGCGCGTTAA
- a CDS encoding 16S rRNA (uracil(1498)-N(3))-methyltransferase, whose product MSTSSVPRFFVGVPLQSDDVITLPDEVTRHVQVLRLQAGDAIALFNGDGGEYRAEIVGVERRAATVRIGAFRDVEAEPPYRLTLAQGIAGSDKMDWLIEKAVELGASGFAPLTTARGVVRLSGERAQKRHAHWQRIVQAACEQCGRNRLPDVAPSREIGAWLDALPATPADGELRLLLSPRASIAFAALPHTPPAGEVILLIGPEGGLSPNEEDAAVARGFTSIGLGPRVLRTETAGIAVLAALAGRWGGW is encoded by the coding sequence ATGAGTACGTCTTCCGTGCCCCGCTTTTTCGTCGGCGTCCCGCTTCAGTCCGACGACGTGATTACCCTTCCCGATGAAGTCACCCGCCATGTTCAGGTGCTGCGCCTGCAAGCCGGCGACGCGATCGCGCTGTTCAACGGCGACGGCGGCGAATACCGCGCGGAAATCGTCGGCGTCGAACGGCGCGCGGCAACGGTGCGCATCGGAGCATTCCGCGACGTGGAGGCCGAGCCGCCGTACCGGCTGACGCTCGCGCAGGGCATCGCCGGCAGCGACAAGATGGACTGGCTGATCGAGAAGGCCGTCGAACTCGGCGCGTCCGGCTTCGCGCCGCTGACGACCGCGCGCGGCGTCGTGCGGCTGTCCGGCGAGCGCGCGCAAAAGCGGCACGCGCACTGGCAGCGCATCGTGCAGGCCGCGTGTGAGCAGTGCGGCCGCAACCGGCTGCCGGACGTCGCGCCATCGCGCGAGATCGGCGCGTGGCTCGACGCGCTGCCCGCGACGCCGGCGGACGGCGAATTGCGGCTGCTGCTGTCGCCGCGCGCGAGCATTGCGTTCGCGGCGCTGCCCCACACGCCGCCGGCGGGCGAAGTGATCCTGCTGATCGGACCGGAAGGCGGGTTGTCGCCCAACGAAGAGGACGCGGCCGTCGCGCGCGGATTCACGTCGATCGGCCTCGGGCCGCGCGTGCTGCGCACCGAGACGGCGGGCATCGCGGTGCTGGCCGCGCTGGCCGGACGCTGGGGGGGATGGTGA
- the speE gene encoding polyamine aminopropyltransferase gives MNDPLIFHPAADTLYGFPGARRLESVASAWQRIEVWDTPQLGCLFTLDGRPMTSAGDEFVYHECMVHPAALTHPSPRAALVLGGGDGGAARQLLRHPGIARIVVAELDPDVVRLTGDYLPEVRGGAFDDPRVELVIGDAALFVAATRERFDLVVFDLTPPDSPAAGLYTREFYAALKRVTTDDALVSLHLGSPYQHAARIGALLDGLRASFATVRTLGAFVPLYGSLWLMAVASDRLDPLAPDAATLAQRIAQRGIAGLRCYDARVHAALFAAPLTARDKLGPLLEP, from the coding sequence GTGAACGACCCGCTCATTTTCCACCCCGCCGCCGACACGCTCTACGGGTTCCCTGGCGCGCGACGGCTGGAGTCCGTCGCTTCGGCGTGGCAGCGCATCGAGGTCTGGGACACGCCGCAACTCGGCTGCCTGTTCACGCTCGATGGCCGGCCGATGACGTCCGCCGGCGACGAGTTCGTCTATCACGAATGCATGGTGCATCCGGCCGCGCTCACGCACCCGTCGCCGCGCGCGGCGCTCGTGCTCGGCGGCGGCGACGGCGGCGCGGCGCGCCAGTTGCTCAGGCACCCGGGCATCGCGCGGATCGTCGTCGCGGAACTCGATCCGGACGTCGTGCGGCTCACCGGCGACTATCTGCCGGAGGTGCGCGGCGGCGCGTTCGACGACCCGCGCGTCGAACTGGTGATCGGCGACGCCGCGCTGTTCGTCGCGGCGACCCGCGAGCGTTTCGACCTCGTCGTATTCGACCTGACGCCGCCGGACTCGCCGGCCGCCGGGCTCTACACACGCGAGTTCTACGCGGCGCTGAAACGCGTGACGACGGACGACGCGCTCGTGTCGCTGCACCTCGGCTCGCCGTATCAGCACGCGGCGCGGATCGGCGCGCTGCTCGACGGACTGCGCGCGTCGTTCGCGACGGTGCGCACGCTCGGCGCGTTCGTGCCGCTGTACGGCTCGTTATGGCTGATGGCGGTCGCGAGCGACCGGCTCGATCCGCTCGCGCCCGATGCGGCCACGCTCGCGCAACGGATCGCGCAGCGCGGGATCGCCGGTCTGCGCTGCTACGACGCCCGCGTGCACGCCGCGCTGTTCGCGGCGCCGCTGACCGCGCGCGATAAACTAGGGCCATTGCTGGAGCCGTGA
- a CDS encoding ribonuclease — translation MARRGLLQGNCGNETVTSGASLGGLCTHHWSGSLRRVATAAVVAAVAFAGFAAPGAEARTSRADDAGAVTATIERSELPREAANTLDLIAAGGPFSYGKDGVVFGNFERLLPQHRRGYYHEYTVPTPRARNRGARRIVCGGPQRRTDNCYYSDDHYASFKRIVE, via the coding sequence ATGGCGCGCAGGGGGCTGCTTCAGGGAAACTGCGGCAACGAGACAGTGACGTCGGGCGCGAGCCTCGGCGGGCTGTGCACCCACCACTGGTCAGGCAGCCTGCGGCGGGTGGCGACGGCGGCGGTCGTGGCGGCGGTCGCATTCGCCGGCTTCGCGGCACCGGGCGCAGAAGCGCGCACCAGCCGCGCTGACGACGCCGGCGCTGTCACCGCGACGATCGAGCGGTCCGAACTGCCGCGCGAAGCTGCCAATACGCTGGACCTGATCGCCGCGGGCGGGCCGTTTTCGTACGGGAAAGACGGCGTCGTATTCGGCAATTTCGAGCGGCTGCTGCCGCAGCACCGGCGTGGCTACTATCACGAATACACCGTGCCGACGCCGCGCGCGCGCAATCGCGGCGCGCGGCGCATCGTCTGCGGCGGTCCGCAGCGGCGGACCGACAACTGCTACTACTCCGACGACCACTACGCCAGTTTTAAGCGAATTGTTGAATGA
- a CDS encoding phosphatidylglycerophosphatase A family protein, whose product MPTDPTPAPADPLPNLPNPPAPRPAGPAAAAPRRADAPFMLTHPLHIVSLGFGSGLSRLAPGTAGTLFAWASFEVLSRYLTVLDWGLLIVVGFFAGIGITGFTAKKLRTDDPSAIVWDEIVAFWLVLLMVTPIGFTGRLWAFVLFRFFDMVKPPPIRYFDRRLKGGFGIMFDDLVAAFFTLLVIALWRMSV is encoded by the coding sequence ATGCCGACTGACCCCACGCCCGCTCCGGCCGATCCGCTGCCAAATCTGCCGAATCCGCCCGCGCCGCGTCCGGCCGGACCAGCAGCCGCCGCGCCGCGCCGCGCCGACGCGCCGTTCATGCTCACGCATCCGCTGCACATCGTGTCGCTCGGTTTCGGCAGCGGCCTGTCGCGGCTCGCGCCGGGCACCGCCGGCACGCTGTTCGCGTGGGCGTCGTTCGAAGTGTTGAGCCGCTACCTGACCGTGCTCGACTGGGGCCTGCTGATCGTCGTCGGCTTCTTCGCCGGCATCGGCATCACCGGCTTCACCGCGAAAAAGCTGCGCACCGACGACCCGTCCGCGATCGTGTGGGACGAGATCGTCGCGTTCTGGCTCGTGCTGCTGATGGTGACGCCGATCGGCTTCACCGGCCGGCTGTGGGCGTTCGTGCTGTTCCGCTTCTTCGACATGGTGAAGCCGCCGCCGATCCGCTACTTCGACCGCCGCCTGAAAGGCGGTTTCGGCATCATGTTCGACGACCTCGTCGCCGCGTTCTTCACGCTGCTCGTGATCGCGCTGTGGCGGATGTCGGTCTGA
- the thiL gene encoding thiamine-phosphate kinase translates to MLSEFSLIDRYFAQRARAHTRRATLGIGDDCALIAPPPGEVLAVSTDMLVEGRHFLPNVDPHALGHKALAVNLSDLAAMGAAPLGFTLAFSLPAPREDWLAAFSAGLFELADRYDCELIGGDTTAGPLNLCLTIFGSVPPQHALRRDAARPGDDVWVSGTPGDARAGLGLLRGEWTTNETDAAVLRRALERPEPRVALGLALRGVAHAALDVSDGLAGDLLHILERSNVAALIDADAPPKSAALAKLPRDVQRQCALAGGDDYELCFTAPPDRRAAVEAAAQQAGVRATRIGTITALDPADPQRATPSISWRDASGAPLNLTLQGFDHFHAD, encoded by the coding sequence ATGCTTTCCGAATTCTCCCTGATCGACCGCTACTTCGCGCAGCGCGCCCGCGCGCACACGCGCCGCGCAACGCTCGGCATCGGCGACGACTGCGCGCTGATCGCGCCGCCGCCCGGCGAGGTGCTCGCGGTGTCGACGGACATGCTGGTCGAAGGCCGCCACTTCCTGCCGAACGTCGATCCGCACGCGCTCGGCCACAAGGCGCTCGCGGTGAACCTGTCGGACCTCGCGGCGATGGGCGCCGCGCCGCTCGGCTTCACGCTCGCGTTCTCGCTGCCCGCGCCGCGCGAGGACTGGCTCGCCGCGTTCAGCGCGGGCCTCTTCGAACTCGCGGACCGCTACGACTGCGAGCTGATCGGCGGCGACACGACCGCCGGCCCGCTGAACCTGTGCCTCACGATCTTCGGCTCGGTGCCGCCGCAGCACGCGTTGCGCCGCGACGCCGCGCGGCCGGGCGACGACGTGTGGGTGTCCGGCACGCCCGGCGACGCGCGCGCGGGCCTCGGCCTGCTGCGCGGCGAATGGACGACGAACGAGACCGACGCGGCCGTGCTGCGCCGCGCGCTGGAGCGGCCCGAGCCGCGCGTCGCGCTCGGCCTCGCGCTGCGCGGCGTCGCGCACGCGGCGCTCGACGTGTCGGACGGCCTCGCGGGCGACCTGCTGCACATCCTCGAACGCTCGAACGTCGCCGCGCTGATCGACGCGGACGCGCCGCCGAAATCGGCCGCGCTCGCGAAGCTGCCGCGCGACGTGCAGCGCCAGTGCGCGCTCGCGGGCGGCGACGACTACGAACTGTGCTTCACCGCGCCGCCGGACCGGCGCGCGGCGGTCGAGGCGGCCGCGCAACAGGCGGGCGTGCGCGCGACCCGCATCGGTACAATTACTGCACTCGACCCGGCCGACCCGCAACGCGCGACGCCGTCGATCTCCTGGCGCGACGCGTCCGGTGCGCCGCTCAACCTGACGCTGCAAGGCTTCGACCACTTTCATGCCGACTGA
- a CDS encoding barstar family protein, which yields MSDNVYAHDTRVARDLFAAGEGNLFQRVMQMKSAGQQGEGAHGEAGGTLSPGEGAMSLFRTVRPNIVQSIRAFRVQDLADEAERLQQHFLYAYCANAQTKQEVLETIATSFLFPKHFGKNYDALHDCLTDLVQKAGEQPGFVIVLEGLPIAQKFDKEGRETLLDVFREASEFWAERKVPFRVFYSFA from the coding sequence ATGAGCGATAACGTCTACGCGCACGACACCAGGGTCGCGAGGGATCTGTTCGCGGCCGGCGAAGGCAACCTGTTTCAGCGCGTCATGCAGATGAAGAGCGCCGGGCAGCAGGGCGAGGGCGCCCACGGCGAGGCCGGCGGGACGCTTTCACCTGGCGAGGGGGCGATGAGTCTGTTCAGGACGGTCCGGCCGAACATCGTGCAGTCGATCCGCGCGTTCCGCGTGCAGGATCTGGCCGACGAGGCGGAGCGGTTGCAGCAGCATTTCCTGTATGCGTACTGCGCGAACGCGCAGACGAAGCAGGAAGTGCTCGAAACGATCGCGACGTCGTTTCTGTTTCCGAAGCATTTCGGCAAGAACTACGACGCGCTGCACGACTGCCTGACCGATCTCGTGCAGAAGGCCGGCGAGCAGCCGGGTTTCGTGATCGTGCTCGAAGGGCTGCCGATCGCGCAGAAGTTCGACAAGGAAGGGCGCGAGACGCTGCTCGACGTGTTCCGCGAGGCGTCTGAATTCTGGGCCGAGCGGAAGGTGCCGTTCCGCGTGTTCTACTCGTTCGCGTAG